From the Amia ocellicauda isolate fAmiCal2 chromosome 21, fAmiCal2.hap1, whole genome shotgun sequence genome, one window contains:
- the ttc8 gene encoding tetratricopeptide repeat protein 8 isoform X3, whose protein sequence is MKRWGYNRGVAAWSLKTRALTEMVYVDEVDVDQEGIAEMMLDESSIAQVARPGTSLKLPGTSQGGGPSPAVRPMTHSGRPVTGFVRPSTQSGRPGTMEQAIKTPRTAHTARPVTSASGRFIRLGTASMLTNPEGPFINLSRLNLTKYAQKPNLSKTLFEYIFHHENDIKTALDLAALATEHAQFKDWWWKVQLGKCYYRLGLHREAEKQFKSALSQQEMVDTYLYLAKVYQRLDQPLTALNLFKHGLDHFPGEVTLLTGIARIHEEMNNITSATEYYKEVLKQDNTHVEAIACIGSNHFYTDQPEIALRFYRRLLQMGVYNCQLYNNLGLCCFYAQQYDMTLTSFERALSLAADDEEQADVWYNLGHVAVGIGDLNLAYQCFKLALANNNNHAEAYNNLAVLELRRGRVEQAKAFLQTASSLAPHMYEPHFNFSSLSDKMGDLQSSYTAAQKSEAVFPDHVDTQQILRHLRQHFAAL, encoded by the exons ATGAAGAGATGGGGATATAACAGAGGAGTG GCCGCGTGGAGCCTGAAGACTCGGGCTCTGACAGAGATGGTTTATGTCGATGAGGTTGATGTGGACCAGGAGGGAATCGCAGAGATGATGCTGGATGAGAGCTCGATTGCACAGGTTGCAC GCCCGGGGACATCTCTAAAACTTCCAGGGACAAGCCAGGGAGGAGGCCCAAGCCCTGCGGTCAG ACCCATGACCCATTCGGGACGGCCCGTTACTGGGTTTGTTCGGCCCAGCACACAGTCTGGTAGGCCCGGGACGATGGAACAGGCCATCAAAACCCCGCGGACCGCCCACACCGCCCGCCCGGTCACCAGTGCATCTGGGAGATTCATCAGACTGGGAACG GCTTCTATGCTGACTAATCCTGAGGGGCCGTTTATAAACCTATCAAGATTAAACCTGACCAAGTATGCCCAGAAGCCCAATTTATCAAAG acTTTGTTCGAATATATCTTCCACCATGAAAATGATATTAAAACT gcTTTAGACCTTGCTGCTCTAGCCACTGAGCATGCCCAGTTCAAAGACTGGTGGTGGAAAGTTCAACTGGGAAAATGCTACTACAG GCTGGGTTTGCACCGTGAAGCTGAGAAACAATTTAAATCTGCACTCAGTCAACAGGAAATGGTTGATACATACCTCTACTTGGCAAAG GTCTATCAGCGTTTGGATCAGCCATTAACAGCTTTAAACCTTTTCAAGCACGGTTTGGACCACTTCCCTGGAGAGGTCACACTTCTCACTGGAATAGCTCGGATTCATGAG GAAATGAATAACATCACATCAGCCACCGAGTATTACAAAGAGGTTCTGAAGCAGGACAACACCCATGTCGAAGCCATAGCGTGTATCGGCAGTAATCACTTCTACACGGATCAGCCTGAGATTGCACTTCGATTTTACAG ACGTCTGCTCCAGATGGGGGTGTACAACTGCCAGCTCTACAACAATCTCGGCCTGTGCTGCTTCTACGCCCAGCAGTATGACATGACCCTGACGTCGTTTGAGCGCGCTCTGTCCCTCGCTGCGGACGACGAAGAGCAGGCCGATGTGTGGTACAACCTGGGACACGTGGCAGTG GGAATAGGGGACTTGAATTTAGCCTATCAGTGTTTCAAACTGGCCTtggcaaacaacaacaatcatgcCGAAGCGTACAACAACCTCGCTGTCCTGGAGCTCCGCAGGGGGCGTGTGGAGCAG GCCAAAGCTTTCCTGCAGACAGCCTCCTCCCTGGCGCCTCACATGTATGAGCCTCACTTTAACTTTTCTTCGCTCTCGGATAAG atgggagacctccagagCAGTTACACTGCAGCCCAGAAATCAGAAGCCGTCTTTCCGGATCACGTTGACACGCAGCAAATCCTCAGACACCTGCGGCAGCATTTTGCCGCGCTGTGA
- the ttc8 gene encoding tetratricopeptide repeat protein 8 isoform X2, translated as MELSMDPLFLAWSYFRRRKLQLCSDVCSKILEESPLDQAAWSLKTRALTEMVYVDEVDVDQEGIAEMMLDESSIAQVARPGTSLKLPGTSQGGGPSPAVRPMTHSGRPVTGFVRPSTQSGRPGTMEQAIKTPRTAHTARPVTSASGRFIRLGTASMLTNPEGPFINLSRLNLTKYAQKPNLSKTLFEYIFHHENDIKTALDLAALATEHAQFKDWWWKVQLGKCYYRLGLHREAEKQFKSALSQQEMVDTYLYLAKVYQRLDQPLTALNLFKHGLDHFPGEVTLLTGIARIHEEMNNITSATEYYKEVLKQDNTHVEAIACIGSNHFYTDQPEIALRFYRRLLQMGVYNCQLYNNLGLCCFYAQQYDMTLTSFERALSLAADDEEQADVWYNLGHVAVGIGDLNLAYQCFKLALANNNNHAEAYNNLAVLELRRGRVEQAKAFLQTASSLAPHMYEPHFNFSSLSDKMGDLQSSYTAAQKSEAVFPDHVDTQQILRHLRQHFAAL; from the exons atGGAACTGAGTATGGATCCCTTGTTTCTAGCATGGAGCTATTTTAGGAGACGTAAATTGCAGCTTTGTTCCGATGTCTGCTCTAAGATACTGGAGGAAAGTCCATTAGAccag GCCGCGTGGAGCCTGAAGACTCGGGCTCTGACAGAGATGGTTTATGTCGATGAGGTTGATGTGGACCAGGAGGGAATCGCAGAGATGATGCTGGATGAGAGCTCGATTGCACAGGTTGCAC GCCCGGGGACATCTCTAAAACTTCCAGGGACAAGCCAGGGAGGAGGCCCAAGCCCTGCGGTCAG ACCCATGACCCATTCGGGACGGCCCGTTACTGGGTTTGTTCGGCCCAGCACACAGTCTGGTAGGCCCGGGACGATGGAACAGGCCATCAAAACCCCGCGGACCGCCCACACCGCCCGCCCGGTCACCAGTGCATCTGGGAGATTCATCAGACTGGGAACG GCTTCTATGCTGACTAATCCTGAGGGGCCGTTTATAAACCTATCAAGATTAAACCTGACCAAGTATGCCCAGAAGCCCAATTTATCAAAG acTTTGTTCGAATATATCTTCCACCATGAAAATGATATTAAAACT gcTTTAGACCTTGCTGCTCTAGCCACTGAGCATGCCCAGTTCAAAGACTGGTGGTGGAAAGTTCAACTGGGAAAATGCTACTACAG GCTGGGTTTGCACCGTGAAGCTGAGAAACAATTTAAATCTGCACTCAGTCAACAGGAAATGGTTGATACATACCTCTACTTGGCAAAG GTCTATCAGCGTTTGGATCAGCCATTAACAGCTTTAAACCTTTTCAAGCACGGTTTGGACCACTTCCCTGGAGAGGTCACACTTCTCACTGGAATAGCTCGGATTCATGAG GAAATGAATAACATCACATCAGCCACCGAGTATTACAAAGAGGTTCTGAAGCAGGACAACACCCATGTCGAAGCCATAGCGTGTATCGGCAGTAATCACTTCTACACGGATCAGCCTGAGATTGCACTTCGATTTTACAG ACGTCTGCTCCAGATGGGGGTGTACAACTGCCAGCTCTACAACAATCTCGGCCTGTGCTGCTTCTACGCCCAGCAGTATGACATGACCCTGACGTCGTTTGAGCGCGCTCTGTCCCTCGCTGCGGACGACGAAGAGCAGGCCGATGTGTGGTACAACCTGGGACACGTGGCAGTG GGAATAGGGGACTTGAATTTAGCCTATCAGTGTTTCAAACTGGCCTtggcaaacaacaacaatcatgcCGAAGCGTACAACAACCTCGCTGTCCTGGAGCTCCGCAGGGGGCGTGTGGAGCAG GCCAAAGCTTTCCTGCAGACAGCCTCCTCCCTGGCGCCTCACATGTATGAGCCTCACTTTAACTTTTCTTCGCTCTCGGATAAG atgggagacctccagagCAGTTACACTGCAGCCCAGAAATCAGAAGCCGTCTTTCCGGATCACGTTGACACGCAGCAAATCCTCAGACACCTGCGGCAGCATTTTGCCGCGCTGTGA
- the ttc8 gene encoding tetratricopeptide repeat protein 8 isoform X1, which yields MELSMDPLFLAWSYFRRRKLQLCSDVCSKILEESPLDQDAKTTSLVSEAAWSLKTRALTEMVYVDEVDVDQEGIAEMMLDESSIAQVARPGTSLKLPGTSQGGGPSPAVRPMTHSGRPVTGFVRPSTQSGRPGTMEQAIKTPRTAHTARPVTSASGRFIRLGTASMLTNPEGPFINLSRLNLTKYAQKPNLSKTLFEYIFHHENDIKTALDLAALATEHAQFKDWWWKVQLGKCYYRLGLHREAEKQFKSALSQQEMVDTYLYLAKVYQRLDQPLTALNLFKHGLDHFPGEVTLLTGIARIHEEMNNITSATEYYKEVLKQDNTHVEAIACIGSNHFYTDQPEIALRFYRRLLQMGVYNCQLYNNLGLCCFYAQQYDMTLTSFERALSLAADDEEQADVWYNLGHVAVGIGDLNLAYQCFKLALANNNNHAEAYNNLAVLELRRGRVEQAKAFLQTASSLAPHMYEPHFNFSSLSDKMGDLQSSYTAAQKSEAVFPDHVDTQQILRHLRQHFAAL from the exons atGGAACTGAGTATGGATCCCTTGTTTCTAGCATGGAGCTATTTTAGGAGACGTAAATTGCAGCTTTGTTCCGATGTCTGCTCTAAGATACTGGAGGAAAGTCCATTAGAccag GATGCTAAAACAACATCCCTTGTTTCTGAG GCCGCGTGGAGCCTGAAGACTCGGGCTCTGACAGAGATGGTTTATGTCGATGAGGTTGATGTGGACCAGGAGGGAATCGCAGAGATGATGCTGGATGAGAGCTCGATTGCACAGGTTGCAC GCCCGGGGACATCTCTAAAACTTCCAGGGACAAGCCAGGGAGGAGGCCCAAGCCCTGCGGTCAG ACCCATGACCCATTCGGGACGGCCCGTTACTGGGTTTGTTCGGCCCAGCACACAGTCTGGTAGGCCCGGGACGATGGAACAGGCCATCAAAACCCCGCGGACCGCCCACACCGCCCGCCCGGTCACCAGTGCATCTGGGAGATTCATCAGACTGGGAACG GCTTCTATGCTGACTAATCCTGAGGGGCCGTTTATAAACCTATCAAGATTAAACCTGACCAAGTATGCCCAGAAGCCCAATTTATCAAAG acTTTGTTCGAATATATCTTCCACCATGAAAATGATATTAAAACT gcTTTAGACCTTGCTGCTCTAGCCACTGAGCATGCCCAGTTCAAAGACTGGTGGTGGAAAGTTCAACTGGGAAAATGCTACTACAG GCTGGGTTTGCACCGTGAAGCTGAGAAACAATTTAAATCTGCACTCAGTCAACAGGAAATGGTTGATACATACCTCTACTTGGCAAAG GTCTATCAGCGTTTGGATCAGCCATTAACAGCTTTAAACCTTTTCAAGCACGGTTTGGACCACTTCCCTGGAGAGGTCACACTTCTCACTGGAATAGCTCGGATTCATGAG GAAATGAATAACATCACATCAGCCACCGAGTATTACAAAGAGGTTCTGAAGCAGGACAACACCCATGTCGAAGCCATAGCGTGTATCGGCAGTAATCACTTCTACACGGATCAGCCTGAGATTGCACTTCGATTTTACAG ACGTCTGCTCCAGATGGGGGTGTACAACTGCCAGCTCTACAACAATCTCGGCCTGTGCTGCTTCTACGCCCAGCAGTATGACATGACCCTGACGTCGTTTGAGCGCGCTCTGTCCCTCGCTGCGGACGACGAAGAGCAGGCCGATGTGTGGTACAACCTGGGACACGTGGCAGTG GGAATAGGGGACTTGAATTTAGCCTATCAGTGTTTCAAACTGGCCTtggcaaacaacaacaatcatgcCGAAGCGTACAACAACCTCGCTGTCCTGGAGCTCCGCAGGGGGCGTGTGGAGCAG GCCAAAGCTTTCCTGCAGACAGCCTCCTCCCTGGCGCCTCACATGTATGAGCCTCACTTTAACTTTTCTTCGCTCTCGGATAAG atgggagacctccagagCAGTTACACTGCAGCCCAGAAATCAGAAGCCGTCTTTCCGGATCACGTTGACACGCAGCAAATCCTCAGACACCTGCGGCAGCATTTTGCCGCGCTGTGA